One window of Anaerolineales bacterium genomic DNA carries:
- a CDS encoding nucleotidyltransferase domain-containing protein: MVAAKPLALSQMTPKENEALQTFIQRLLAGQERQIVEVILFGSKARGNSTPDSDVDVLILAKTEDRQLQKAISKISSQIDLDYDILLNSLLIADKRWKQMSKERFSLCRNIERDGILLYRLN; this comes from the coding sequence ATGGTTGCAGCGAAACCGCTGGCTTTAAGCCAGATGACGCCCAAAGAAAATGAAGCCCTGCAAACATTCATCCAGCGATTGCTGGCTGGGCAGGAACGGCAAATTGTCGAGGTAATCTTATTTGGCTCGAAAGCGCGGGGGAACAGCACACCGGACTCGGATGTGGATGTGCTTATATTGGCGAAGACCGAGGACCGCCAGTTGCAGAAAGCGATCAGTAAAATTTCCTCCCAGATCGATCTCGATTACGACATCCTGCTGAACTCGCTCCTGATCGCGGACAAGAGGTGGAAACAAATGTCGAAGGAGAGATTCTCCCTATGCCGCAATATAGAGCGGGACGGCATCCTGCTATATCGATTGAATTGA
- a CDS encoding HEPN domain-containing protein, which translates to MKAALFGAHTQEGFRSMHMGRENKREVQLYIENAHEALDSGKVNLDNKFFMSSVNRSYYAVFYAANALLSTLGEARSKHSGVISVFRQRFIKTGELPAGLSEIYEDLINSRQRGDYDLNTDIDHETALELLQKAGQFVEEVEKWLQRNRWL; encoded by the coding sequence ATGAAGGCAGCGCTTTTCGGCGCGCACACCCAGGAAGGTTTTCGTTCTATGCATATGGGAAGAGAAAACAAGCGCGAAGTCCAATTGTATATCGAGAATGCGCATGAAGCGTTGGATTCAGGGAAGGTGAATCTCGATAACAAGTTTTTCATGTCCAGCGTCAACCGCTCCTATTACGCGGTTTTCTATGCCGCAAACGCCCTGTTATCGACTCTTGGCGAAGCGCGCAGTAAACACAGCGGCGTCATCAGCGTTTTTCGCCAGCGGTTCATAAAAACCGGCGAACTTCCCGCCGGGTTGAGCGAAATTTATGAGGATTTGATCAACTCGCGGCAGCGGGGCGATTACGATTTGAATACCGATATCGATCACGAAACGGCTTTGGAACTTCTGCAAAAAGCAGGACAATTTGTAGAGGAGGTGGAAAAATGGTTGCAGCGAAACCGCTGGCTTTAA
- a CDS encoding endonuclease III, translating to MTNINQLALQIHKTLLEAFGEPIWRNPLPAIDELVSTILSQNTNDVNRDRAFDALRAKFPTWESVRDAKEKDVIEAIKPAGLANQKGPRIQQVLKEITRERGSLDLSFLKELSVEDARNWLTKFNGVGPKTAAIVLCFSLGKPAFPVDTHVYRVTGRIGLCPEKMTVEQAHPHLESVFPPETYYAAHLNIIRLGREVCNARKPLCPKCPVRELCGYKDKTG from the coding sequence ATGACCAATATCAACCAACTTGCCCTGCAAATCCATAAAACCCTTCTCGAAGCCTTCGGCGAACCGATCTGGCGGAATCCCCTGCCTGCCATTGACGAACTGGTCTCGACCATCCTTTCGCAGAACACCAACGACGTCAATCGTGACCGGGCATTCGACGCCCTGCGCGCGAAATTCCCAACCTGGGAATCTGTGCGGGACGCGAAGGAAAAGGATGTTATCGAAGCCATCAAACCGGCAGGGCTGGCAAACCAAAAAGGTCCGCGCATTCAACAGGTTTTGAAAGAAATTACAAGGGAGCGCGGCTCGCTCGATCTGAGTTTTCTCAAAGAACTTTCAGTTGAAGATGCCCGAAACTGGCTGACCAAGTTCAACGGTGTGGGACCAAAGACCGCCGCGATTGTTTTATGTTTCTCTTTAGGTAAGCCCGCCTTCCCTGTGGATACGCATGTTTATCGCGTCACCGGTCGTATCGGCTTGTGCCCCGAAAAGATGACCGTCGAGCAGGCGCATCCGCATCTTGAGTCGGTCTTCCCGCCCGAGACGTATTACGCGGCGCACTTAAACATCATCCGTTTGGGACGGGAGGTGTGCAATGCAAGGAAGCCGCTGTGTCCCAAGTGCCCGGTCAGGGAGTTGTGCGGGTATAAAGATAAGACGGGCTGA
- a CDS encoding ABC transporter substrate-binding protein gives MKKMVLLMLGLALGLMGCANSNSANEAGELRRIKLPMGYIPNVQYAPFYVAVDKGYFVEEGIELQFDYSFETDGVALTGAGEIPFTVASGEQVLLARSQGLPVVYAFAWYQKFPISVVTKPGLGIESPEDLRGKEIGLPGLFGANYIGVEALLFTAGVGSSEVTYDAIGFNQVESFATDASDVVVVYTANEPIVLRAQGFEFTELRVSDYAQLTSNGLVTSEMTIANEPELIRAMTRALARGIEDAIADPDEAYAISAKYVENLDDQNKDVQMQVLNTSIEFWQAERIGLSDPQAWENMNKLLVKMGMIPGPVDLSKAFTNEFVP, from the coding sequence ATGAAGAAAATGGTTTTGCTCATGCTCGGGCTGGCGCTCGGCCTGATGGGATGCGCCAACTCAAATTCCGCGAATGAGGCTGGGGAACTTCGTCGCATCAAATTGCCGATGGGCTACATCCCAAACGTCCAGTATGCGCCTTTCTATGTCGCGGTGGATAAGGGATATTTTGTGGAAGAAGGCATCGAACTCCAATTTGATTATTCGTTCGAGACCGACGGCGTGGCGTTGACGGGCGCGGGCGAGATTCCGTTCACGGTGGCTTCGGGGGAGCAGGTCTTGCTGGCGCGCTCGCAGGGACTGCCCGTGGTGTATGCATTTGCGTGGTATCAGAAATTCCCGATCTCGGTGGTAACAAAACCCGGACTTGGAATCGAATCGCCCGAAGACTTGCGGGGAAAAGAGATCGGGTTGCCGGGCTTGTTCGGCGCGAATTACATCGGGGTGGAAGCTTTATTATTTACGGCAGGTGTTGGTTCATCCGAAGTAACATACGACGCGATCGGGTTCAATCAGGTCGAATCATTTGCGACAGATGCGAGCGATGTGGTGGTGGTTTACACCGCCAATGAACCCATTGTCCTGCGCGCGCAGGGGTTTGAGTTCACCGAATTGCGTGTTTCGGATTATGCCCAATTGACCTCCAATGGTCTGGTCACAAGCGAAATGACCATTGCGAACGAACCGGAGTTGATCCGCGCCATGACGCGCGCGCTGGCTCGCGGCATCGAGGATGCGATCGCGGATCCCGATGAGGCGTACGCGATCAGCGCGAAGTATGTGGAGAATCTCGATGACCAGAACAAAGATGTTCAGATGCAGGTTTTGAACACCTCCATCGAGTTTTGGCAGGCGGAGCGCATCGGTCTTTCGGACCCGCAGGCATGGGAGAACATGAACAAATTGCTGGTGAAGATGGGTATGATCCCCGGACCCGTTGATTTGAGCAAGGCGTTCACGAACGAGTTCGTGCCGTAA
- a CDS encoding ABC transporter permease produces MKTKTLHSLSRWLGFASILLAIPLWAWIVRASRLPKFILPSPADVWNRFLKALNDGSLLYHTGITLSEVLLGLLVGVCFATIVGYALAKSRSLERILSPYLVASQAIPIVAIAPLLVIWLGDGILSKVIICALIVFFPVLVNTIVGVRAVSASLHDLMVSLRATRWQILWKLELPASLPILLGGLRIGATLSVIGAIVGELVDADQGLGFLLQLGDFQYDTSMVFVAVFMLITLALSLYGVVTLLERRFLKWQK; encoded by the coding sequence ATGAAAACCAAAACCCTGCACTCCCTCTCACGCTGGCTTGGATTCGCTTCCATCCTGCTTGCGATTCCGCTCTGGGCATGGATCGTTCGAGCGAGTCGATTACCCAAATTCATCCTGCCGTCGCCCGCAGATGTGTGGAATCGATTTCTTAAAGCCTTGAATGACGGCAGCCTGCTCTATCACACCGGAATTACGCTTTCAGAGGTACTACTTGGCCTTCTGGTCGGTGTTTGTTTTGCCACCATCGTCGGATACGCCCTTGCCAAATCGCGATCGCTCGAGCGGATTCTTTCACCGTACCTTGTGGCAAGCCAGGCGATTCCCATTGTGGCGATCGCGCCGTTGCTCGTCATCTGGCTCGGGGACGGGATTCTTTCGAAGGTCATCATCTGCGCATTGATCGTATTTTTCCCGGTGCTGGTCAATACCATCGTCGGCGTCCGTGCGGTTTCGGCATCCCTGCACGATCTGATGGTCTCCCTCCGCGCCACGCGCTGGCAGATTTTGTGGAAGCTCGAATTACCCGCATCCCTGCCCATCCTGCTGGGTGGACTTCGCATCGGCGCGACGTTGTCGGTCATCGGCGCCATCGTCGGTGAGCTGGTGGACGCCGACCAGGGGCTTGGCTTTTTACTGCAACTGGGTGATTTTCAGTACGACACGTCCATGGTCTTTGTGGCGGTGTTTATGTTGATCACGCTGGCTTTGAGTTTGTACGGCGTTGTTACGCTTTTGGAGAGAAGGTTCTTGAAGTGGCAGAAATAA
- a CDS encoding GNAT family N-acetyltransferase, translating to MDKPAITVRRAEASDAEAFQRIFTGPKAIWGTLQLPFPSSDRWQKRLADPPEGSFNLVACLDAEVVGQIGLFTFPNHPRRRHVGQIGMAVRDDWQGRGVGSALMQAVIDLADNWLNLSRLELEVFTDNPPAIALYNKFGFVTEGMFKNFAYRDGQYVDVYAMARLR from the coding sequence ATGGACAAACCCGCCATCACTGTCCGCCGCGCCGAAGCATCGGACGCCGAAGCGTTCCAAAGAATCTTTACCGGACCCAAAGCGATCTGGGGCACGCTTCAACTTCCATTTCCATCTTCAGACCGATGGCAAAAACGACTTGCCGACCCGCCGGAAGGATCATTCAATCTCGTCGCTTGCCTCGATGCCGAGGTCGTGGGGCAGATTGGTCTATTCACGTTCCCGAACCATCCGCGCCGCAGGCATGTTGGTCAGATCGGCATGGCAGTCCGCGACGATTGGCAGGGCAGGGGAGTCGGTTCCGCGTTGATGCAGGCTGTGATCGACCTTGCCGATAACTGGCTCAATCTCTCCCGCCTCGAGCTGGAAGTGTTTACCGATAATCCGCCCGCGATAGCCTTATACAATAAATTCGGTTTCGTCACGGAAGGGATGTTCAAAAACTTCGCCTACCGTGATGGTCAATATGTGGATGTGTATGCAATGGCGAGGTTAAGATAA
- a CDS encoding valine--tRNA ligase, whose translation MTKELPKAYDFKSTESRIYAMWEAGGYFKPWNDPNKPGFDPNVEPFVISIPPPNVTGELHLGHAMFVSVEDLMIRYHRMKGYSTLWVPGTDHAGIATQLMVEQNLLRTEEVTREELGREEFLKRTWEWKKKYGSIITTQIRRLGASCDWDRERFTLDDGLSRAVREAFVRLFEKGLIYRGPRLINWSPGLKTAVSDLEVEYSEEDATLYYFKYMVKETSEVYIPVATIRPETILGDTAVAVHPEDKRYKKFIGKTAIVPMLGREIPIIGDEYVSMEFGTGALKITPGHDPNDYAIAHKHNLPIISILDEEAKVNENGGKYHGLDRFEARKQLWADMNEAGLVIKTEPYRTTIPRSQRGGEIVEPMISEQWFVQIEPLAKAALEAVKDGRIKIVPERFEKIYFNWLENIKDWCISRQLWWGHRIPVWYCPEGHMTCTREDPTQCGTCSSKDIHQDEDVLDTWFSSGLWPFSTLGWPDETPDLKYFYPTSYMETGYDILFFWVARMIMSGLEYTGVAPFHTVYLHGLIRDEHGRKMSKTYGNVIDPLVVMDELGTDALRFTLLVGATPGNDMNLSVKKVESNRNFANKVWNAGRFVINAINTLQPGAEPGDYTLADSWIWARLQNLIRDVERQFQNFQYGQAGQQIYDFLWSDFADWYVEVAKGQLQDDATKHQTTITLARVFDMTLRLLHPFTPFVTEEIWGHLRSALRDSPLHDLHKSQPEALIVARWPTPRQAEGWEAEKIADFELIQEIVRSIRNLRAEKNVAPSRKIAASISAGAKANLLDEQSKVIASLAGLDHKLFTINSSLKDKPADSAALVVGSVEIYLPLAGMVDLASEKTRLEKELKEAGSHIQRLENLLNGDFAQKAPPALVQKERDKLNAYKETAEKIKAQLK comes from the coding sequence ATGACCAAGGAATTACCGAAAGCCTACGACTTCAAATCGACCGAGTCGCGCATCTATGCCATGTGGGAGGCGGGCGGATATTTCAAGCCGTGGAATGATCCGAATAAACCGGGCTTCGACCCAAACGTTGAGCCGTTCGTCATCTCCATCCCGCCGCCGAACGTGACCGGTGAACTACATCTCGGTCATGCCATGTTCGTCAGCGTGGAAGACCTGATGATCCGCTATCACCGCATGAAGGGCTACTCCACGCTTTGGGTTCCCGGCACGGATCACGCAGGCATCGCCACGCAGTTGATGGTGGAACAAAACCTGTTGAGAACCGAGGAGGTGACTCGCGAAGAACTTGGGCGTGAGGAATTCCTCAAACGCACCTGGGAGTGGAAAAAGAAATACGGAAGCATCATCACCACCCAGATTCGACGCCTCGGCGCATCCTGTGACTGGGACCGTGAACGCTTCACCCTGGACGATGGGCTAAGCCGTGCCGTCCGCGAGGCGTTCGTGCGCCTGTTTGAGAAAGGACTTATCTACCGCGGACCGCGCCTCATCAACTGGTCGCCTGGACTCAAAACGGCCGTTTCTGACCTCGAAGTGGAATACTCCGAGGAGGATGCCACGTTGTATTATTTCAAATACATGGTGAAGGAGACCTCTGAGGTCTATATCCCTGTAGCAACGATTCGCCCTGAAACCATCTTGGGCGATACGGCGGTGGCTGTTCACCCTGAAGACAAACGCTACAAGAAGTTCATCGGCAAGACCGCCATCGTGCCCATGCTCGGACGTGAAATCCCCATCATCGGCGACGAATACGTGAGCATGGAATTCGGAACCGGCGCGTTGAAGATCACGCCTGGTCACGACCCGAACGATTACGCGATAGCGCACAAACACAACCTGCCAATCATTTCCATTTTGGATGAAGAAGCCAAAGTGAACGAGAATGGCGGGAAATATCACGGCTTGGACCGCTTCGAAGCGCGGAAACAACTCTGGGCGGATATGAACGAGGCGGGGCTTGTCATCAAGACAGAACCGTACCGCACGACCATCCCAAGGTCACAACGCGGAGGCGAGATCGTCGAACCGATGATCTCCGAGCAGTGGTTCGTGCAGATCGAACCGCTGGCGAAAGCCGCGCTCGAAGCCGTAAAGGACGGGCGCATCAAGATCGTGCCGGAACGCTTCGAGAAGATCTATTTCAATTGGCTCGAGAATATCAAGGATTGGTGCATCAGCCGCCAGTTGTGGTGGGGACATCGCATCCCTGTGTGGTATTGCCCCGAGGGACACATGACTTGTACACGTGAAGACCCGACGCAGTGCGGCACCTGCAGCTCGAAGGATATCCATCAAGACGAGGACGTGCTTGACACGTGGTTCTCATCTGGCTTGTGGCCCTTCTCCACGCTCGGCTGGCCCGATGAAACGCCAGACCTAAAATACTTCTACCCTACTTCCTATATGGAAACGGGCTACGACATTTTGTTCTTCTGGGTGGCGCGCATGATCATGAGCGGTTTGGAATATACCGGCGTGGCTCCCTTCCACACCGTGTACCTGCATGGTTTGATCCGCGACGAACACGGACGCAAAATGTCCAAGACGTACGGCAATGTGATCGATCCGCTTGTTGTCATGGATGAACTCGGCACAGACGCGCTTCGCTTCACCCTGTTGGTGGGCGCGACACCCGGCAACGACATGAATCTTTCTGTCAAGAAAGTGGAATCGAACCGCAACTTCGCCAACAAGGTTTGGAACGCGGGACGGTTCGTGATCAACGCGATCAACACGCTTCAACCCGGTGCCGAGCCTGGTGACTACACCCTGGCAGACTCCTGGATTTGGGCGCGCCTGCAAAACCTCATTCGTGATGTGGAGCGGCAGTTCCAGAATTTCCAATACGGGCAGGCTGGTCAGCAAATTTACGATTTCCTTTGGTCCGATTTTGCCGACTGGTATGTGGAAGTGGCGAAAGGCCAATTACAGGATGATGCGACGAAGCACCAAACCACGATCACGCTTGCGCGCGTGTTCGATATGACGCTGCGTCTCTTGCATCCCTTCACTCCGTTCGTGACTGAAGAGATTTGGGGACACCTTCGGTCTGCGTTGCGCGATTCACCCCTGCATGATTTGCACAAGTCCCAGCCGGAGGCGTTGATCGTCGCAAGATGGCCCACGCCGCGTCAGGCCGAAGGCTGGGAAGCGGAAAAGATCGCAGACTTCGAACTCATTCAAGAGATCGTGCGCTCCATCCGCAACCTGCGCGCCGAAAAGAACGTGGCGCCCTCCAGGAAGATCGCTGCGTCTATTTCCGCCGGAGCCAAAGCAAACTTGCTCGATGAGCAATCCAAAGTCATCGCCTCGCTTGCGGGACTCGACCATAAACTCTTCACTATTAACTCTTCATTGAAGGACAAGCCTGCCGACTCCGCTGCCCTCGTGGTTGGCTCAGTGGAGATCTACCTCCCTCTCGCAGGCATGGTCGACCTCGCCAGTGAAAAGACCCGCCTCGAAAAAGAACTCAAGGAAGCCGGGTCTCACATTCAACGCTTGGAGAATCTGCTCAACGGTGACTTCGCCCAAAAGGCTCCGCCCGCCTTGGTGCAAAAAGAACGCGACAAGTTAAACGCATACAAAGAGACTGCCGAGAAGATCAAAGCGCAGTTGAAATAG
- a CDS encoding DinB family protein: protein MKVKPILQSQYLAALAMFKQAVVQCPPAVWDAKRDKDKFWYVAYHTLRFAHQYLKAKEKGYPRWEQRPHSNTGVPFTKVEILEKLAQVERDVLEQIPLMDLEEKTGAAGALANKLELQIYNIRHIQHHTGELYQRLSATDAKLNWASKRAKEKI, encoded by the coding sequence ATGAAGGTCAAACCGATCCTACAATCCCAATATCTTGCCGCGCTTGCCATGTTCAAGCAGGCAGTCGTTCAATGCCCGCCCGCGGTATGGGACGCTAAACGCGACAAGGATAAGTTCTGGTATGTTGCCTATCACACCTTGCGGTTCGCTCACCAATACCTGAAAGCCAAAGAGAAAGGTTATCCTCGCTGGGAACAGCGTCCCCACTCGAACACCGGTGTTCCATTCACGAAGGTTGAGATCCTCGAAAAACTTGCACAAGTTGAGCGGGATGTCCTCGAACAGATTCCGCTCATGGATTTGGAAGAAAAAACAGGAGCCGCCGGTGCTCTTGCAAACAAACTGGAGTTACAGATTTACAACATCCGCCACATTCAACACCATACAGGCGAACTATATCAAAGACTGAGCGCGACAGACGCAAAATTGAACTGGGCGTCCAAACGTGCCAAGGAGAAGATATGA
- a CDS encoding sulfite exporter TauE/SafE family protein — protein MLTPLDYIFAAIAALAAGAVNALAGGGTLITFPVLTFLGVPAVSANVTNTVALCPGYFGGTMAQANDLRDQKNRLWLLMPGSVIGGVVGGFLLLQTGEKLFTELVPYLILLACALLAIQDPVRAWLTRRMAEGQGAKLEEMSWLPVGLASIYGGYFGAGLSVIVLSALGLTLEDSLTRLNALKQAVAFAVNIAAAIFFLFSGHVLWTVALVMAVGALIGGNLGGRLAGKIKPSTLRWTVVTIGVIVAIIYFVR, from the coding sequence ATGCTCACACCTCTTGACTATATCTTCGCTGCCATTGCCGCGCTTGCGGCTGGAGCGGTCAATGCCCTCGCTGGCGGCGGGACGCTCATCACTTTCCCTGTGCTGACCTTTCTGGGCGTGCCCGCAGTCTCTGCTAATGTCACGAACACGGTGGCTCTCTGTCCCGGCTATTTCGGCGGGACGATGGCGCAGGCGAACGATTTGCGCGATCAGAAAAACCGATTGTGGCTTTTGATGCCTGGCAGTGTCATCGGCGGCGTGGTTGGCGGATTCTTACTTTTGCAAACGGGCGAAAAATTATTCACAGAACTCGTCCCCTATTTAATCCTTCTGGCTTGTGCTTTGCTTGCAATTCAAGACCCCGTCCGAGCGTGGCTGACCCGGCGCATGGCGGAGGGACAGGGCGCGAAACTGGAGGAAATGTCCTGGCTCCCGGTGGGACTCGCCTCCATCTACGGCGGGTATTTCGGTGCAGGTTTGAGCGTGATCGTCCTTTCGGCTTTGGGACTCACCCTCGAAGATTCTCTCACTCGGCTCAACGCTTTGAAACAAGCGGTTGCCTTTGCTGTAAATATCGCAGCAGCGATTTTCTTTTTATTCTCTGGTCACGTATTGTGGACGGTCGCCCTGGTGATGGCAGTAGGCGCTCTCATCGGCGGCAACCTGGGCGGACGACTGGCTGGCAAGATCAAACCGTCCACACTGCGGTGGACGGTGGTGACGATCGGCGTCATTGTAGCGATCATTTATTTTGTGAGGTAG
- a CDS encoding DUF389 domain-containing protein codes for MSMNDEPVLPLPPKEESTIPQPPRRRRTTRRSHIPTDAEGQAELIASLARRAYPSWELFIFSLICGAILGLGYLLDSQAVLLFGILVAPLMTPWVGFLLALLTGSLRFMFETLMALFISILFVFIGGLLTGFAALPFMPQTFDNVFLHSRLWIPELVVFALGAITLVISFARSEDRPFLPSVIVAYAFYLPVSAAAFGIGSGLPDVWIQGLLVFAAHFALTGILGLITLFVLRLRPSVGGFILSGLMLVLFAGTLAVLAASGTPFRAEPAISQSTPTNQISSAPSLSPSLTPTSKSNQTPTRGPATRTPTPNEIASEDVTPSPVPLTLEITLPPTETPTITLTIQPTPTYGKVAASEGGGANLRDAPGGNYVMTLLNGTIVETYSEFQIVNGSTWVKVYALINGQRIEGWLLESVIAYATPAPNFSPSSTPTVTPNP; via the coding sequence ATGTCCATGAACGACGAGCCGGTCCTGCCCCTGCCTCCGAAAGAAGAATCAACGATTCCGCAGCCGCCGCGCAGAAGGCGCACAACACGAAGATCGCATATACCGACGGATGCCGAAGGCCAGGCGGAATTGATCGCATCGCTGGCTCGACGGGCATACCCGTCCTGGGAGTTGTTCATATTTTCATTGATATGCGGGGCGATCCTGGGGCTTGGCTACCTGCTCGATTCGCAGGCGGTTTTGTTGTTCGGGATCCTTGTTGCGCCGCTCATGACACCCTGGGTGGGATTTTTACTCGCTCTCCTCACCGGTTCGCTGCGATTCATGTTCGAAACACTGATGGCGTTATTCATCAGCATTCTATTCGTTTTTATCGGGGGCCTGCTCACCGGCTTTGCCGCCCTTCCCTTTATGCCGCAGACTTTCGATAACGTTTTTCTTCACTCCCGGCTGTGGATCCCCGAACTGGTTGTCTTTGCTCTCGGGGCAATCACTCTCGTCATTTCATTTGCGCGTTCCGAAGACCGTCCCTTTCTGCCAAGTGTGATCGTCGCTTATGCGTTCTACCTGCCTGTCAGCGCCGCGGCATTCGGCATCGGTTCCGGCTTGCCCGACGTTTGGATTCAAGGACTGTTGGTCTTTGCCGCACATTTTGCGCTCACAGGAATTCTTGGTCTCATCACTCTCTTCGTGCTTCGATTACGCCCCTCGGTAGGCGGATTTATCTTGAGCGGACTCATGCTCGTCCTCTTTGCCGGAACCCTTGCCGTCCTCGCTGCATCCGGCACCCCGTTCAGGGCAGAACCGGCGATTTCTCAATCCACCCCCACGAATCAGATTTCGTCGGCTCCTTCCTTGAGCCCGAGCCTGACTCCCACGTCCAAATCGAATCAAACGCCTACAAGAGGTCCCGCCACACGGACGCCGACACCGAATGAAATCGCCTCTGAGGATGTCACTCCCAGTCCCGTTCCGTTAACCCTTGAGATCACCCTTCCTCCCACGGAAACACCGACCATCACACTCACCATCCAGCCCACCCCGACATATGGAAAGGTTGCCGCGAGTGAAGGTGGAGGCGCGAACCTGCGCGATGCGCCGGGCGGAAACTACGTCATGACACTTCTCAACGGCACCATCGTCGAAACCTATTCGGAATTCCAGATCGTGAACGGAAGCACCTGGGTGAAGGTGTACGCCCTCATCAATGGGCAGCGCATCGAAGGCTGGCTATTGGAGTCGGTGATCGCATATGCCACGCCCGCCCCGAATTTCAGCCCATCGTCCACACCGACAGTCACCCCTAATCCATAA